The Entelurus aequoreus isolate RoL-2023_Sb linkage group LG08, RoL_Eaeq_v1.1, whole genome shotgun sequence genome segment gcttggcacacagcaacaaagggttggagttgggggttaaatcaccaaaatgactaccgggcgcggcgccgctgctgcccactgctccccaaggggatgggacaaatgcagaggacaaatttcaccacatctagtgtgtgtgtgacaatcattggtactttaatcttaatctttaatgttctcccgaaatgtgtttgtcattcttgtttggtgtgggttcacagtgtggcacatatttgtaacagtgttaaagttgtttatacgcccacgctcagtgtgacctgtatggctgttgatcaattatgcatggcattcacttgtgtgtttgaaaagCCGCAGGTATTATGAgattgggtcggcacgcaaaggcagtgccctcaaggtttattggcactctgtacttctccctatgtccgtgtacacagtggcgttttaaaaagtcatgaattttactttttgaaactgataccgataatttcagatattacattttaaagcatttatcggccgataatatcggcagccctctctacgtttttttttacattaggaTGATGACGCTAGAATTCTTACAGTTTTGTTCAAAGACAgaagtttcaaaataaatgttaagGTGAACAATTGCAAATGTGTTGTTTATATTACTACCAGGCTGACAATGGCAAGTAACTATGTTTCCAAGGCAGTGTTCAGTGCAACATTGAAAGGTACCTGAATGGATGTTTCTTCTTCCACCAGGTTCTATGCTCCAGCTCAGGACCGCAGAAGAAGAACACAGTTGTGAGATCTCCCAGCTCCGACAAGCAGTGTTACAAAACAATGACAGACTCCTCGATGAGATGCTGTGCCAGGAAATCTACAAGAAGGTCATCAACTACAGAGGCGGCTGGGGCATCGCAGGCACGTCGCTACACGCCGCCGTGTCCAGGGGCCACCTCAGTTGTCTCCAGGTCCTGCTGACCCACGGCGCCCTGGTGGACTGTGTGGATGTCAAGGCTCAGACGCCTCTTTTCGCCGCAGTTCGTGGAAAGTACCTGGACTGTGTTTTAGCGCTCCTCAGGGCTGGCGCCGACCCGAACGGCAACTCCTCTAACAACTGCTCCCCCATCCTCACTGCCGCTCGGGAGGGCGACGTAGAGATACTACAGGAACTGCTCAAACATGGTGCTGAGGTCAACTCGCGCTCCAAAGTCCTGCTCTGGACTTCAAGCGCCAGGGTGTCGAGCGGCCCGCTCTACCTGGCCGCCGTTTACGGACACATGGAGTGCTTCAAACTGCTGCTCCTCTACGGGGCCGACCCGGATTACAACTGCGCCGACCCCAGACTGCTGAGTTCCATCAAGCAGCCCAAAACCGTGCTGGAGATGTGTCTGAGGCACGGCTGCGACGTGGCGTACATCCAACTTCTCATTGACTTCGGAGCCAACGTCTACCTCCCCACGCTCATCATCGAGAAGTCCACCAAGCAGAATGAAGCCGTGGAACTGCTGCTGCAGGAGAGAGGTGTCAcgaatatttgatttatttactcaCATTACAGCACtgaatattttactttttgaccCTGGTCACCATATTTATGTTGAAGCACAAATGTTGCATGCTTTTCTTCGGGGCAATTTAATTCATACGAAAGCTTTCATTTTAATGAAATCTCACtgatttgattattattattacatttctcaTAATCTTTTTTTGCTTTATAGAAATGTCTAGGTTTCATATAGGTGCGCCGTAAAAATAGTTGACAAAAATAGTGTCCCCTCGAATTGAATATACAGTTGTCCCTCACCACATCACACTGAAATATTGCTGTTTCACCACATTGCAGtatgtttaaatgtttttaaaaaatatataactttagtcctaaattaaacatttttaagaaTACAATGGCTACATAAACTAAAACATATCAATACTACAATAGTATTGGGAGCGTGCTGTGGtgactgattggctcagcctcacagacagaattactatattggattaaagaaGTGTAAATTAGAGCTGTGCCATTCGCAAACGAGCCGGGTCTTTTGAGCAGCTCTTTCAAGTGAACGATGAGAGCCGATTCGCAGGTGGtagagctcggttggtagagcggccttgccagcaatttcagggttgcaggtttgatccctgcttccgccatcctagtcactgcagttgtgtccttgggcaagacactttactcacctgctcccagtgccacccacactggtttaaatgtaacttagatattgggtttcactatgtaaagcgctttgagtcacttgagaaaagcactatataaatgtaattcacttcactcttcACTAATTCGTTTGTTTGAGAGCCGTTTTTTACGCAAATTGCCCACGCGAATCTTTAGTGGCTTTATTTATAGTAATAAGTAATAAAGGCTCTATTCATGTGAACGCTACCATGCGCACCCACACTCAAGCAGGCAGTTAATTTAGGAGAGGAGTTTAATAAGCATCTGAACTTAATCAAGCCTTTTAGCTGCCCTATTTGGAATTATAAAGAAATATTAGGAACTGGAAAAGAAAATAAAATTAACAGAAGTTAAAGGAGTGTTTGGATGCTTTTTTGCGCAATAAGCCAGGGGTTATGACATACCAGGTAAAGCGGACACAGAAGAATGGAGGAATGGCACCATCttgtggaatgtttacaatggaaACCAAAGCCAAATTAGATGATCAATGTGATAAATAATTCTCACCAATAGTGTCTAAAGACTAGCTCCTCAAGATCCGGCTctcttcaaagagccataaatcccatctctagtgtaaatgtgactaaaggttgttatttcatgtctcgagggctctcataatgttgagaaTATATTTAGAAggttggaaaaaatattttttaatgctCTCGCTATTAAAGTATTTGTTTAATTAATGATTCCAACTTGGCGGAAATTCCTTTATCGCAGCCATGTCCAAAAACCagttaacagcgataaacgagggacaaCTGTAAAGACAAAAATTATCCAAGTCAAAAACCTGGCTCACTCCAAAATACAATTCCAGTTTCAATTCCAGCTTCTGCTATTTTATTcacgaccgttgtgtccttgggcaagacactccactcttgctcctgataggttgtggttagcgccttgcacggcagcttccgccatcagtgtgtgaatttgatgaataatgtaaagcgctttgggtatcattccaggtatagtaGAGCGCTATATAAACACGTAATTCAAAAGAAAAGTGAATGAAGTTATACAATAATTTTTCCCGCAAGCTAATGAATGATAGCCAGCACGCTTCGACGCCAGTGTTGCCGACGTTCTCACTAAATCTGGCGACTTTACAACATTCAGCGATAAATCTAGCAACTTTTTCGGATATTTTGGAGACATGAAAACGGGCGCAGGCTTAAGCCCCTGCTCACAGTCGGTCAGGTTGATACTAGCCTTGCGCAGCAGTCCCAGCTGCAGTCAGAGCAGAGAAGAGACCCACACCTCTTGCAAATAAAAATGTTCATGTTAAAAGCTGCCGCTGTTTCCGCCTCGTTTTACAGAGCGCGAGTTTATTTACTGTCATGTCACACCACAACAATCACTGCAGCGTCCCAATTCTATCgttcatgttaataagcaagtcAATAGTCGGTTCGTTCGATTGTCAAAACCCTCCAGTCTTTTGATTATATTTagccttagacaaactttaatgatccacaaggtaaattgttccacacagtagctcggtataaagtagactaaaaatgtaccatagtaccaatataaaatgtgtaatatttacatatgatatattatactattatatttttatataatacatacaatatataacaaatcccaattaccttgTACAATATTAGAGTAtaagtaacagctgcagcataaaaaaaAGGGGTAGATTCAGCAGAAGTAGCTAACATTAAAGAGAGGTaagttgattaaaaaaacatttgttaaaatctaaagaaaaataaagaatcaACAGAAGACATTTAATTTGCTGTTCTAATTaaaatttagaatttttaaaCTCACTGTTATCTCTCCTACGCTGTATTCCTCTTTCTTACAGGGTCCATTGGAATCATGTATGCAAATGAGGCTATGACATCATCTAGCGACATTTAGGACATAATTACACAACATAGGTTGAgggtagtgattttttttttgtgcaaaaaattAGGTTGCAAAACTAtgattttaaaatgcattttgttGAAGTATCTTTGCATATCCACACATATGTAAAAGTACATAAACATTCTAAATCTGTCCATGGACTCCAAAGGGTTCATAAGAACAACAACCTCATGTAAAGTCAAAATACACACATGGAATGCATACAAGTTGAATAATCTGTGTGTGACTCTTGTAACCAATACTTACTGGAACTTTTTCTCTCCTGTCATGTGATCCCAGGAAATCCAAAGGCCTTGACGTCACAGTGCAGGCTGGCTGTGCGAAAATACCTCAAAAAGATCAACAAGATCCACAGTATCGAAGAGCTGGAGATGCCAACAAGTGTCATTAACTTCTTGCAGTACAAGCCTCCGCAAGTCACGGTTCTATAAATACATGTTGAATCATGTAGTTTGCAGCAAACTAACACAAAAATCACCACGTCTTcatgtttttcttttgaaattgacCACCTGCTGAGTCTGTGTAATGTAAAATATGTTGCATTAAATGTTTGTGTGGCTAAGTACTGGCTACTTTATTcattaagtgggtcaaattagacaAAAGTAAAGGATAGTGTGACAgcttagataaaaaaaaaatgtttgtctcttgtttaaaaaaaaacaaaacatgcctGTCAAGAAAACAGATGGTGTTAATTCAAGGATGTATTGGTATTGCTTTGAATACTGTTGGAATAACATATTAGCatgctatccatccatcttcttttgtttatccaaagtcgggttgcgggggcagcagcctaagcacaaAAGCCCAGACTTTGCTGTCCCCAGCTACTTTGTctaggtcacgggcttagctgcttacgtgcagggatttctccagattctctgaaccctttgatgatattacggaccgtagatggtgaaatccctaaattccttgcaatagctggttgagaaaggtttttcttaaactgttcaacaatttgttcacgcatttgttgacaaagtggtgacccttgccccatccttgtttgtgaatgactgagcatttcatggaatctagttttatacccaatcatggcacccacctgttcccaattttcctgttcacctgtgggatattccaagtaagtgtttgatgagcattcctcaactttatcagtatttattgccacctttcccaacttctttgtcacgtgttgctggcatcaaattctaaagttaatgattatttgcaaaaaaaaaaagttttaacagtttgaacatcaaatatgttgtctttgtagcatattcaactgaatatgggttgaaaatgatttgcaaatcattgtattccgtttatatttacatctaacacaatttcccaactcatatggaaacagggtttgtacatatatatatatatatatatatatatatatatatatatatatatatatatatatatatatatatatatatatatatatatatatataatatatgtatacatatatacatatatatatatatgtatgtacatatttatgtacatatactgtatatcgatacttttccaaatatagGGAACTTTGAAAAAGTGTCAACATTGGctgtattttaacagaaaatcttgcaatacaataaacatgtgtttcctattgcactcaaagaacaattttagaaggttaaaatataaattaaagggcatttaacatattgttttcttgttgcactcaaagaaaaaTTTACAatgttccatattacatatagtctgccataatcaaggattagattagaatataataaacgagctttgtgtacattatattaaatgcttcatgatttatggttgccaattctGGTATGTGCTTGAAGaacaatacaattattagtaagtacttaaaacaaaactatggataaagtacccagataagccatgtagcaggtaaatcagaatcagaagtactttattaatcccagaggggaaattaagttaaaacacacttttgttaaagataaaacacaaattgtaccaatttgttaccaaattcagtcattttacttgcactGATTGAGTTAGATGGGCGGTCCTAAccccgctaatatttggcatcaatccaaacagctgtgtgcgcgtctaagTATCTACATGCTAtggatctacatgttatgtatatatatgtgcacaaCAGACAAGCTGTTAACTCATGAGAgtgcagtatgtgtgtttgtgagaatggcaacttgttgtctgagtgacgtcagtgagttaGTGAGCGAGTACAGAGAGAGAAGAGCGTGAGTACTGCACAGTAAAGTTATGAatgggtccggttgtgtcctgcaaaactaataaagcaaccagatggTCACAAATCGGCGGCCTTGAATTCTGACCGGAAGGCGgatcttagcagacccattgcgaGGTAAAGTGAATGTCTCCCCTGTGCTCCTCTACTACGGTCTGCACTGGAGacaaacagcaggacaggtgtaacaactacataattacctgtcactctttataactccatGAGCAGatgtgaatgcttattattttaaatgattacctaagtttgaagcaaaggttgtaatactaatcgccacatttagccaggcgtgttttaaagcaacacttgaagtgCGGCGCTTccgtgtttaaagcgtcacctttattgtttgttttgaagcccaaatacctccatattgttttTCACGCACACTCTTTGTTATCCAGTAAAATtgtcgttttttgccattcttccccaaaatgatgttattgcttgtatgcacttt includes the following:
- the LOC133655130 gene encoding ankyrin repeat and SOCS box protein 12-like, translated to MLQLRTAEEEHSCEISQLRQAVLQNNDRLLDEMLCQEIYKKVINYRGGWGIAGTSLHAAVSRGHLSCLQVLLTHGALVDCVDVKAQTPLFAAVRGKYLDCVLALLRAGADPNGNSSNNCSPILTAAREGDVEILQELLKHGAEVNSRSKVLLWTSSARVSSGPLYLAAVYGHMECFKLLLLYGADPDYNCADPRLLSSIKQPKTVLEMCLRHGCDVAYIQLLIDFGANVYLPTLIIEKSTKQNEAVELLLQERGNPKALTSQCRLAVRKYLKKINKIHSIEELEMPTSVINFLQYKPPQVTVL